A portion of the Pseudomonas sp. PSE14 genome contains these proteins:
- the lpxC gene encoding UDP-3-O-acyl-N-acetylglucosamine deacetylase: MIRQRTLKNIIRATGVGLHSGEKVYLTLKPAPVDTGIVFCRTDLDPVVEIPARASNVGETTMSTTLIKGDVKVDTVEHLLSAMAGLGIDNAYVELSASEVPIMDGSAGPFVFLIQSAGLQEQEAAKKFIRIKREVTVEEGDKRATFVPFDGFKVSFEIDFDHPVFRGRTQKAVVDFSSTSFVKEVSRARTFGFMRDIEMLRSQNLALGGSVENAIVVDEYRVLNEDGLRYEDEFVKHKILDAIGDLYLLGNSLIGEFIGYKSGHALNNRLLRTLIADKDAWEVVTFEDAKTAPISYMRPAAAV; this comes from the coding sequence ATGATCAGACAACGCACCTTGAAGAACATCATCCGGGCGACCGGTGTCGGCCTGCACTCCGGGGAGAAGGTTTACCTGACCCTGAAGCCGGCTCCCGTCGATACTGGCATCGTGTTCTGCCGGACCGATCTCGACCCGGTAGTGGAAATCCCCGCTCGAGCTTCGAACGTGGGTGAAACCACCATGTCGACCACCCTCATCAAGGGTGACGTCAAGGTGGATACCGTGGAGCATCTGCTGTCGGCCATGGCTGGCCTGGGTATCGACAACGCCTATGTCGAGCTGTCCGCATCGGAAGTACCGATCATGGACGGTAGCGCAGGTCCCTTTGTATTCCTGATTCAATCCGCCGGCCTGCAAGAGCAGGAAGCGGCGAAGAAGTTCATCCGTATCAAGCGCGAAGTGACCGTGGAAGAGGGCGACAAGCGCGCCACCTTCGTTCCCTTCGATGGCTTCAAGGTGAGCTTCGAGATCGACTTCGATCACCCGGTTTTCCGTGGTCGCACCCAGAAGGCCGTTGTGGACTTCTCCAGCACTTCCTTCGTCAAGGAAGTCAGCCGCGCGCGTACCTTCGGGTTCATGCGCGACATCGAGATGCTGCGTTCGCAGAACCTGGCGCTCGGTGGCAGTGTGGAGAACGCCATCGTGGTCGACGAGTATCGTGTGCTCAACGAAGATGGCCTTCGTTATGAGGACGAGTTCGTCAAGCACAAGATCCTGGACGCCATCGGAGACCTGTACCTGTTGGGTAACAGCCTCATCGGCGAGTTCATCGGCTACAAGTCCGGTCACGCCCTGAACAACCGTCTGCTGCGCACCCTCATCGCAGACAAGGACGCTTGGGAAGTGGTGACCTTCGAGGACGCCAAGACCGCGCCGATCTCCTATATGCGACCCGCTGCGGCCGTATAA
- a CDS encoding DciA family protein, with translation MAFRPLPAQASTKLLREAKPLQSLFAEAQRLSRLQELLDAQLQPAARPFCRIASWREGSLLLIVTDGHWATRLRYQQNRLLRQLVTYPEFAGLARILFKVQPLSQSSAPVRSVTLTESAAATLHEAAEGIDNPQLKAALERLASRSRKPTE, from the coding sequence ATGGCCTTCCGCCCTCTGCCCGCCCAGGCATCGACCAAGCTGCTGCGCGAAGCCAAGCCCCTGCAATCCCTGTTCGCCGAGGCCCAGCGCCTCTCGCGCCTGCAAGAGCTGCTCGACGCTCAACTGCAGCCCGCCGCGCGCCCCTTCTGCCGTATCGCCTCCTGGCGCGAAGGCAGCCTGCTGCTGATCGTCACCGATGGTCATTGGGCTACCCGCCTGCGCTACCAGCAGAACCGCCTGCTGCGCCAACTCGTCACCTACCCGGAGTTCGCCGGGCTGGCGCGCATCCTGTTCAAGGTGCAACCGCTCAGCCAGAGCAGTGCGCCGGTGCGCAGCGTGACGCTGACAGAGTCAGCCGCAGCAACGCTGCACGAAGCCGCAGAAGGTATCGACAACCCGCAACTGAAGGCCGCCCTGGAGCGCCTTGCCAGCCGCAGCCGCAAGCCGACTGAATAA
- the secA gene encoding preprotein translocase subunit SecA produces the protein MFAPLLKKLFGSKNEREVKRMVKQVQAINALEPQMVPLSDEQLKAKTEEFKARLAKGETLDQILPEAFAVAREAGKRVMGMRHFDVQLIGGMTLHEGKIAEMRTGEGKTLVGTLAVYLNALAGKGVHVVTVNDYLARRDANWMRPLYEFLGLTVGIVSPFQPPEEKRAAYASDITYGTNNEFGFDYLRDNMAFSLEDKFQRELNFAVVDEVDSILIDEARTPLIISGQAEDSSELYIKINKLIPRLKRHIEEVEGQVTQQGHYSIDEKTRQVELNEQGHAYVEELLTQNGLLAEGESLYSAHNLSLLTHVYAALRAHTLFHRNVEYIVQGDQVLLIDEHTGRTMPGRRLSEGLHQAIEAKENLPIQAESQTLASTTFQNYFRLYTKLAGMTGTADTEAFEFRQTYGLDVVVIPTHRPIARKDFNDLVYLTQDEKYAAIITDVQQCQALGRPILVGTASVETSEYVSQLLQKAGIEHKVLNAKYHEKEAEIIAQAGRPGSVTIATNMAGRGTDILLGGNWEVEVAALENPTDEQIAQIKGDWQKRHQQVIEAGGLHVIASERHESRRIDNQLRGRAGRQGDPGSSRFYLSLEDHLMRIFASDRVKNFMKALGMQPGEAIEHRMVTNAIEKAQRKVEGRNFDIRKQLLEFDDVANEQRKVIYHMRNSLLAADNIGDTIAEFREETLANTISQHIPPQSLPEQWDIAGLEAALYSDFALKLPVQQWLDEDEKLYEETLREKILAELVAAYNEKEDLAGAEALRTFEKQMLLRVLDDLWKDHLSTMDHLRHGIHLRGYAQKNPKQEYKRESFNLFQELLDSVKRDTIRVLSFVQVRREDPAEEEARLRREAEEMAKRMQFQHAAAPSMEQASATDEDGEQPEGATNVVPMEPVRNEPKIGRNEPCPCGSGKKYKHCHGQVE, from the coding sequence ATGTTTGCGCCTTTGTTGAAAAAACTCTTTGGAAGCAAGAACGAGCGCGAAGTGAAGCGCATGGTCAAGCAAGTCCAGGCCATCAACGCACTCGAGCCCCAGATGGTTCCGCTTTCCGATGAGCAACTCAAGGCCAAGACCGAAGAGTTCAAGGCGCGCCTGGCCAAGGGCGAGACCCTCGACCAGATCCTCCCCGAAGCTTTCGCCGTCGCCCGTGAGGCCGGCAAGCGTGTGATGGGCATGCGTCACTTCGACGTCCAGCTGATCGGCGGCATGACCCTGCACGAGGGCAAGATCGCCGAGATGCGTACCGGTGAAGGTAAAACCCTCGTAGGTACCCTGGCCGTCTACCTGAACGCCTTGGCCGGCAAAGGCGTGCACGTGGTCACCGTGAACGACTACCTGGCCCGCCGCGACGCCAACTGGATGCGTCCGCTGTATGAATTCCTCGGCCTGACCGTCGGCATCGTCAGCCCGTTCCAGCCGCCGGAAGAGAAGCGCGCGGCCTACGCCTCCGACATCACCTACGGCACCAACAACGAATTCGGCTTCGACTACCTGCGCGACAACATGGCGTTCAGCCTGGAAGACAAGTTCCAGCGCGAGCTGAACTTCGCCGTGGTCGACGAAGTGGATTCCATCCTCATCGACGAAGCGCGGACTCCGCTGATCATCTCCGGCCAGGCCGAAGACAGCTCCGAGCTGTACATCAAGATCAACAAGCTGATCCCGCGCCTGAAGCGTCACATCGAGGAAGTCGAAGGCCAGGTGACCCAGCAGGGCCACTACAGCATCGACGAGAAGACCCGCCAGGTAGAGCTCAATGAGCAGGGCCACGCCTACGTCGAGGAACTGCTGACCCAGAACGGCCTGCTGGCCGAGGGCGAGAGCCTTTATTCGGCGCACAACCTCAGCCTGCTGACCCACGTCTACGCAGCGCTGCGCGCCCACACCCTGTTCCACCGCAACGTCGAGTACATCGTCCAGGGTGACCAGGTCCTGCTGATCGACGAGCACACCGGTCGTACCATGCCGGGCCGCCGTCTCTCCGAGGGCCTGCACCAGGCCATCGAGGCCAAGGAAAACCTGCCGATCCAGGCCGAGAGCCAGACCCTGGCCTCGACCACCTTCCAGAACTACTTCCGCCTCTACACCAAGCTGGCCGGCATGACCGGCACCGCCGACACCGAGGCCTTCGAATTCCGCCAGACCTACGGCCTGGACGTGGTGGTGATCCCGACCCACCGTCCGATCGCCCGTAAGGACTTCAACGACCTGGTCTACCTGACCCAGGACGAGAAGTACGCCGCCATCATCACCGACGTTCAGCAGTGCCAGGCGCTGGGCCGTCCGATCCTGGTGGGTACCGCTTCGGTGGAAACCTCCGAATACGTCTCGCAGCTGCTGCAGAAAGCCGGCATCGAGCACAAGGTACTGAACGCCAAGTACCACGAGAAGGAAGCCGAGATCATCGCCCAGGCCGGTCGTCCGGGCTCGGTGACCATCGCCACCAACATGGCCGGTCGTGGTACCGACATCCTGCTGGGCGGCAACTGGGAAGTGGAAGTCGCCGCGCTGGAGAATCCCACCGACGAACAGATTGCCCAGATCAAGGGCGACTGGCAGAAGCGCCACCAGCAGGTCATCGAGGCCGGTGGCCTGCACGTGATCGCCTCCGAGCGCCACGAATCCCGTCGCATCGACAACCAGCTGCGCGGCCGTGCCGGCCGTCAGGGCGACCCGGGCTCCAGCCGCTTCTACCTGTCGCTGGAAGACCACCTGATGCGCATCTTCGCCTCCGACCGGGTGAAGAACTTCATGAAGGCCCTGGGCATGCAGCCGGGCGAGGCGATCGAGCACCGCATGGTGACCAACGCCATCGAGAAGGCGCAGCGCAAGGTCGAAGGCCGCAACTTCGACATCCGCAAGCAACTGCTGGAGTTCGACGACGTCGCCAACGAGCAGCGCAAGGTGATCTACCACATGCGCAACAGCCTGCTGGCGGCCGACAATATCGGCGACACCATCGCCGAGTTCCGCGAGGAAACCCTGGCCAACACCATCAGCCAGCACATTCCGCCGCAGTCGCTGCCCGAACAATGGGACATCGCCGGCCTGGAAGCTGCGCTGTACAGCGACTTCGCCCTGAAACTGCCGGTACAGCAGTGGCTGGACGAAGACGAAAAGCTCTACGAAGAAACCCTGCGCGAGAAGATCCTCGCCGAGCTGGTGGCTGCCTACAACGAGAAGGAAGACCTCGCCGGCGCCGAAGCCCTGCGCACCTTCGAGAAGCAGATGCTGCTGCGCGTGCTGGACGACCTGTGGAAGGACCACCTGTCCACCATGGATCACCTGCGCCACGGCATCCACCTGCGCGGCTACGCGCAGAAGAACCCGAAACAGGAATACAAGCGCGAGTCCTTCAACCTGTTCCAGGAACTGCTGGACTCGGTCAAGCGCGACACCATCCGCGTGCTCTCCTTCGTTCAGGTCCGCCGCGAAGACCCGGCCGAAGAAGAAGCCCGTCTGCGCCGCGAAGCCGAGGAAATGGCCAAGCGCATGCAGTTCCAGCATGCCGCCGCACCGTCCATGGAGCAGGCCTCCGCGACTGACGAAGACGGCGAGCAGCCCGAAGGCGCCACCAACGTGGTGCCTATGGAACCGGTGCGCAACGAGCCGAAGATCGGCCGCAACGAGCCGTGCCCCTGCGGTTCGGGCAAGAAATACAAGCACTGCCACGGTCAGGTGGAATAA
- the argJ gene encoding bifunctional glutamate N-acetyltransferase/amino-acid acetyltransferase ArgJ: MAVGLGPMSTLHPVPGFELGIASAGIKRPGRKDIVVMRCAEGSTVAGVFTTNAFCAAPVILARKRFLGPVRYLLTNTGNANAGTGEAGLANATRTCAKLAELAGVPENAVLPYSTGVIGEPLPVEKIEAALPAALASLSVDNWADAAAGIMTTDTLPKGASRQFQHDGVTITVTGISKGAGMIKPNMATMLGYIATDAKVAQGVLQDLLRDAANKSFNRITIDGDTSTNDCCMLVATGQAALPEITAASGALFAALKQAVLEVSMELAQAIVRDGEGATKFVTVQVNGGATHQECLDVGYAVSHSPLIKTALFASDPNWGRILAAVGRAGVPELDVSLIDVYLDDVCIASRGGRAASYTEDQGAKVMAQEEITIRIDLGRGTCSETIWTTDLSHEYVKINAEYRT; the protein is encoded by the coding sequence ATGGCTGTTGGTCTCGGCCCCATGTCCACCCTGCACCCGGTCCCCGGTTTCGAACTCGGCATCGCGTCCGCCGGCATCAAACGACCCGGCCGCAAGGACATCGTGGTGATGCGATGTGCCGAAGGCTCCACCGTGGCGGGTGTGTTCACCACCAACGCCTTCTGTGCGGCGCCCGTGATCCTGGCGCGCAAACGTTTCCTCGGCCCGGTGCGCTACCTGCTGACCAACACCGGCAACGCCAATGCCGGCACTGGCGAAGCGGGCCTGGCCAACGCCACCCGCACCTGCGCCAAACTGGCTGAGCTGGCCGGAGTACCGGAAAACGCCGTGCTGCCGTACTCCACCGGCGTGATCGGCGAGCCGCTGCCGGTCGAGAAGATCGAAGCCGCACTGCCGGCCGCGCTGGCCAGCCTGTCCGTGGACAACTGGGCTGACGCCGCTGCTGGCATCATGACCACCGACACCCTGCCCAAGGGTGCCAGCCGCCAGTTCCAGCACGACGGCGTGACCATCACCGTCACCGGCATCAGCAAGGGTGCCGGCATGATCAAGCCGAACATGGCCACCATGCTCGGTTACATCGCCACCGACGCCAAGGTTGCCCAGGGCGTGCTGCAGGACCTGCTGCGCGATGCGGCGAACAAGTCCTTCAACCGCATCACCATCGACGGCGATACCTCCACCAACGACTGCTGCATGCTGGTTGCCACCGGCCAGGCCGCGCTGCCGGAAATCACCGCCGCGTCCGGCGCGCTGTTCGCCGCGCTGAAGCAGGCCGTGCTGGAGGTCTCCATGGAACTGGCCCAGGCCATCGTCCGTGACGGCGAAGGTGCCACCAAGTTCGTCACCGTCCAGGTGAATGGCGGTGCGACTCACCAGGAGTGCCTGGACGTCGGCTACGCGGTCTCCCACTCGCCGCTGATCAAGACCGCGCTGTTCGCCTCCGACCCGAACTGGGGCCGCATCCTCGCCGCCGTCGGCCGCGCCGGTGTGCCGGAGCTGGACGTGAGCCTGATCGACGTGTACCTGGACGATGTCTGCATCGCCAGCCGTGGTGGCCGCGCCGCCAGCTACACCGAGGACCAGGGCGCCAAGGTCATGGCCCAGGAAGAGATCACCATCCGTATCGACCTCGGTCGCGGCACCTGCAGCGAGACCATCTGGACCACCGACCTGTCCCACGAGTACGTGAAGATCAACGCGGAATACCGCACCTGA
- a CDS encoding glutathione S-transferase family protein: MSLSLVIGSKNYSSWSLRGWLAMALTGVDFEEILIPLGGQDTARRIREHSPSGKVPALKCEHGVIWDSLAIAEYLAERFPEAHLWPRGEAARALARSVCAEMHSGFMALRSHMPMDIQRNQPLAEVPEAVEADVARIVELWNLCRKQFGQDGPFLFGHASIADAFYAPVATRLRSYCVTLPIEAQNYVDAIYAWPTFRPWLEAAMVERT, from the coding sequence ATGTCCCTTTCCCTGGTTATCGGCAGCAAGAATTACTCCTCCTGGTCCCTGCGCGGCTGGTTGGCCATGGCGCTCACCGGCGTCGACTTCGAGGAAATCCTGATTCCCCTGGGCGGCCAGGACACCGCGCGGCGCATCCGCGAGCACTCGCCCAGCGGCAAGGTGCCGGCGCTCAAGTGCGAGCACGGGGTGATCTGGGACTCTCTGGCGATCGCCGAGTACCTCGCCGAACGCTTCCCCGAAGCCCATCTCTGGCCCCGAGGCGAAGCCGCCCGCGCCCTGGCACGCTCGGTCTGCGCCGAGATGCACAGTGGCTTCATGGCGCTGCGCTCGCACATGCCGATGGACATCCAGCGCAACCAGCCGTTGGCGGAAGTGCCGGAGGCCGTGGAGGCGGATGTCGCCCGCATCGTCGAGCTCTGGAACCTGTGCCGCAAGCAGTTCGGTCAGGATGGCCCCTTCCTGTTCGGCCATGCCAGCATTGCCGATGCCTTCTACGCCCCGGTGGCCACCCGCTTGCGCAGCTACTGCGTCACCCTGCCGATCGAGGCGCAGAACTATGTCGATGCGATCTACGCCTGGCCGACCTTCCGGCCGTGGCTGGAGGCGGCAATGGTCGAACGCACCTGA
- a CDS encoding Nudix family hydrolase, with product MKRVHVAAAVIRGLDGRVLIARRPDDKHQGGLWEFPGGKVEEGEAVQVALARELKEELGIEVERARPLIRVQHDYSDKHVLLDVWEVSAFSGAPHGAEGQPLAWVAPRDLPDYEFPAANDPIVHAARLPDRYLITPDGLEIPQLVQGVRAAVASGIRLIQLRAPNMYSPEYRDLAVDIQGLCAGKAQLMLKGPLEWLGDFPAAGWHLTSEQLRKYAPNGRPFPRERLLAASCHSAEELELATRMGVDFVTLSPVQPTESHPGEPALGWEAAAELINGFNQPVFLLGGVGPQDVERAWEAGAQGVAGIRAFWPKAEG from the coding sequence GTGAAACGAGTACATGTCGCCGCCGCCGTGATTCGCGGACTCGATGGCCGGGTCCTGATCGCCCGCCGTCCGGACGACAAGCACCAGGGCGGTCTCTGGGAGTTTCCCGGTGGCAAGGTGGAAGAAGGCGAAGCGGTGCAGGTCGCCCTGGCCCGCGAACTGAAGGAAGAGCTGGGCATCGAGGTCGAGCGGGCGCGCCCGCTGATCCGTGTGCAGCACGACTACAGCGACAAGCATGTGCTGCTGGATGTCTGGGAAGTCTCCGCCTTCTCCGGCGCGCCCCACGGTGCCGAAGGCCAGCCGCTGGCCTGGGTCGCCCCGCGTGACCTGCCAGACTACGAGTTCCCGGCGGCCAACGACCCCATCGTGCATGCTGCGCGCCTGCCGGATCGCTACCTGATCACCCCGGATGGCCTGGAAATTCCGCAGCTGGTGCAGGGTGTGCGCGCCGCGGTGGCCAGTGGCATCCGCCTGATCCAGCTGCGTGCGCCGAACATGTACAGCCCGGAGTACCGCGACCTGGCGGTGGATATCCAGGGCCTCTGCGCCGGCAAGGCGCAACTGATGCTCAAGGGCCCGCTGGAGTGGCTGGGCGACTTCCCGGCGGCCGGCTGGCACCTGACCTCCGAACAGCTGCGCAAATACGCACCCAACGGCCGTCCATTCCCCCGTGAGCGTCTGCTGGCAGCTTCCTGCCACAGCGCCGAGGAGCTGGAGCTGGCGACCCGCATGGGGGTGGACTTCGTCACTCTGTCGCCGGTGCAGCCGACCGAGAGCCATCCGGGTGAGCCGGCGCTGGGCTGGGAGGCGGCCGCCGAACTGATCAATGGCTTCAACCAGCCGGTGTTCCTGCTCGGTGGTGTCGGTCCGCAGGACGTCGAGCGCGCCTGGGAGGCCGGGGCGCAAGGCGTCGCGGGCATTCGCGCGTTCTGGCCGAAAGCCGAGGGTTGA
- a CDS encoding cob(I)yrinic acid a,c-diamide adenosyltransferase has translation MGNRLSKIYTRTGDKGETGLADGRRVPKHHPRVEAMGAVDELNSHLGLLLAGLNEARSSALEEVIGVLAPIQHRLFDLGGELAMPEYRALNDAEVERLEQVIDRWNEELGPLKNFILPGGSRLVALAHLCRAQARNAERRCQQLNAEEPLEGAGLRYLNRLSDLLFVAARFIARRQGVEEILWQAAGKPA, from the coding sequence ATGGGCAACCGGCTATCGAAGATCTATACCCGCACCGGCGACAAGGGCGAAACCGGCCTGGCCGACGGCCGCCGGGTGCCCAAGCACCACCCACGGGTGGAAGCCATGGGCGCGGTGGACGAGCTGAACAGCCACCTCGGCCTATTGCTGGCGGGGCTGAACGAAGCGCGCAGCAGTGCGCTGGAGGAAGTGATCGGCGTGCTGGCACCGATCCAGCACCGTCTGTTCGACCTCGGCGGCGAACTGGCGATGCCGGAATACCGCGCGCTGAACGATGCCGAAGTGGAACGCCTGGAGCAGGTCATCGATCGCTGGAACGAGGAACTCGGACCACTGAAGAACTTCATCCTGCCCGGCGGCTCACGCCTGGTGGCCCTGGCCCACCTGTGCCGCGCCCAGGCGCGCAACGCCGAGCGGCGCTGCCAGCAGCTCAATGCCGAGGAGCCGCTGGAAGGTGCCGGCCTGCGCTACCTGAACCGGCTCTCCGACCTGCTGTTCGTCGCCGCGCGCTTCATCGCCCGGCGCCAGGGCGTGGAAGAGATTCTCTGGCAGGCGGCGGGAAAGCCCGCCTGA
- a CDS encoding ATP-binding protein codes for MNLRKRLEDLPVGQKILAALLVLLATVMLVANLAFISAAYWISQDSVAPQALQTIGRLIANPALSEPALNSPTQAQVLLQQLDDYQPLRAAALYDSDGQRIAQSPSDGPMALPERLDHLERWREHEYRLNALFELPQPGRNSGYLLLVASSELPGAFYTGTLTASLVILAVSVLLWLLIAQQIRRLITRPIRSLEELSRQVTREENYALRAERGNADEIGRLADAFNTMLTRIEAREQQLKRARDDAQEAVEQAQSLAEETRRSNRKLELEVQVRSKIEKKLTGFQHYLNSIIDSMPSALIAVDEQLYVTQWNQEASRLSGTSLDDAVNQPVFLAFPSLKPFLPQLTRAAEQHKVERVERVTWALTDTPRHYALTFYPLMGGTGRGAVIRIDDITDRLGMEELMVQSEKMLSVGGLAAGMAHEINNPLGAILHNVQNIRRRLSPDLPKNLEVAGEVGIHLEDLNHYLEAREIPKLMDGIQYAGSRAAKIVSHMLSFSRRSHRQMTACELPALLEQAVEIAGNDFDLTGGFDFKSLQIVHEFDPRLGPVPVIANEVEQVLLNLLKNAAQAIHLRDDEEEGELGRIILRTRLNPPWAEIQVEDNGCGMPEKVRKRIFEPFFTTKEVGQGTGLGLSVSYFIITNNHKGQMEVQSELGLGTCFTLRLPLGADVTSPPPLLEGGDKEH; via the coding sequence CTGAACCTGCGCAAGCGCCTGGAAGACCTGCCTGTCGGCCAGAAGATCCTCGCCGCCCTGCTGGTTCTGCTCGCCACCGTCATGCTGGTGGCCAACCTGGCCTTCATCAGCGCGGCCTACTGGATTTCCCAGGACAGCGTGGCGCCCCAGGCCCTGCAGACCATCGGTCGGCTGATCGCCAACCCGGCACTCAGCGAACCGGCGTTGAACTCGCCGACCCAGGCCCAGGTATTGCTCCAGCAGCTCGACGACTATCAGCCGCTGCGCGCGGCCGCGCTCTACGACAGCGATGGCCAGCGCATCGCCCAGTCCCCCAGCGACGGCCCGATGGCGCTGCCCGAGCGGCTGGACCACCTGGAGCGCTGGCGGGAGCACGAATACCGCCTCAACGCCCTGTTCGAACTGCCCCAACCCGGCCGCAACAGCGGCTATCTGCTGCTGGTCGCCAGCAGCGAGCTGCCCGGCGCGTTCTATACCGGCACCCTTACCGCCAGCCTGGTGATCCTCGCGGTCTCCGTGCTGCTCTGGCTGCTCATCGCCCAGCAGATCCGTCGCCTGATCACCCGGCCGATCCGCAGCCTGGAAGAGCTGTCCCGGCAGGTCACCCGCGAGGAGAACTACGCCCTGCGCGCCGAGCGCGGCAACGCCGACGAGATCGGTCGCCTGGCCGATGCCTTCAACACCATGCTGACCCGCATCGAAGCCCGCGAGCAGCAGCTCAAGCGCGCCCGCGATGACGCCCAGGAAGCGGTGGAACAGGCGCAATCGCTGGCCGAGGAAACCCGCCGTTCGAACCGCAAGCTGGAGCTGGAAGTCCAGGTCCGCAGCAAGATCGAGAAGAAGCTCACGGGCTTCCAGCACTACCTCAACAGCATCATCGACTCGATGCCCTCGGCGCTGATCGCGGTGGATGAACAGCTCTACGTCACCCAGTGGAACCAGGAAGCCAGCCGGCTTTCCGGCACCAGCCTGGACGATGCGGTGAACCAGCCGGTGTTCCTCGCCTTCCCCTCGCTCAAGCCATTCCTGCCGCAACTCACCCGCGCCGCCGAGCAGCACAAGGTGGAGCGCGTCGAGCGAGTGACCTGGGCCCTTACCGATACTCCGCGCCACTACGCACTGACCTTCTACCCGCTGATGGGTGGCACCGGGCGCGGCGCGGTGATCCGCATCGACGACATCACGGACCGCCTGGGCATGGAAGAGCTCATGGTGCAGTCGGAGAAGATGCTCTCCGTTGGCGGCCTGGCCGCCGGCATGGCCCACGAGATCAACAACCCGCTGGGCGCCATCCTGCACAACGTGCAGAACATCCGCCGGCGCCTGTCGCCAGACTTGCCGAAGAATCTGGAGGTCGCAGGCGAGGTCGGCATACACCTGGAAGACCTCAATCACTACCTGGAGGCTCGGGAGATTCCCAAGCTGATGGACGGCATCCAGTACGCCGGCTCGCGCGCCGCGAAGATCGTCAGCCACATGCTCTCCTTCAGCCGCCGCAGCCACCGCCAGATGACCGCCTGCGAACTGCCGGCGCTGCTGGAGCAGGCCGTGGAGATCGCCGGCAACGACTTCGATCTCACTGGCGGCTTCGACTTCAAGTCGCTGCAGATCGTCCACGAGTTCGATCCGCGCTTGGGACCGGTCCCGGTAATCGCCAACGAGGTGGAACAGGTCCTGCTCAACCTGCTGAAGAACGCCGCCCAGGCCATCCACCTGCGCGACGACGAAGAGGAAGGCGAACTCGGCCGCATCATCCTGCGAACCCGACTGAACCCTCCGTGGGCGGAAATCCAGGTGGAAGACAACGGCTGCGGTATGCCGGAGAAGGTGCGCAAGCGTATCTTCGAGCCGTTCTTCACCACCAAGGAGGTCGGCCAGGGCACCGGGCTGGGCCTGTCGGTGTCGTACTTCATCATCACCAACAACCACAAGGGGCAGATGGAGGTGCAGTCCGAGCTGGGCCTGGGCACCTGCTTCACCCTGCGGCTGCCCCTGGGCGCCGACGTCACTTCCCCCCCGCCCCTGCTGGAGGGCGGCGATAAGGAGCACTGA
- a CDS encoding putative 2-dehydropantoate 2-reductase, with protein sequence MTWYILGAGSLGCLWAARLSRAGLPVRLLLRDRQRLNAYRSLGGVTLVESGQESLYPIPAETAAQGGPIQRLLLACKAYDAEPAVASIAARLAPGAELILLQNGLGSQQAVAAHLPRARCLYASSTEGAFREADFRVVFAGQGQTWLGDELGGPEPEWLAELRGAQIPAQWSGDIIERLWRKLALNCAINPLTVLHQCRNGELAAHPAEVAGLCDELGQLLHATGFEAAARELQGDVERVIAATAANFSSMYQDVANGRRSEIAYLLGHACREGDRLQLALPQLRALHERLREYLRARGLPDT encoded by the coding sequence ATGACCTGGTACATCCTCGGCGCCGGCAGTCTCGGCTGCCTGTGGGCCGCTCGCCTTTCCCGCGCCGGCCTGCCGGTGCGCCTGCTGCTGCGTGACCGCCAACGCCTCAATGCCTACCGCAGCCTGGGCGGCGTCACCCTGGTGGAAAGCGGGCAGGAAAGCCTCTACCCGATCCCAGCGGAAACCGCCGCCCAGGGCGGGCCGATCCAGCGCCTGCTGCTCGCCTGCAAGGCCTACGACGCGGAACCCGCGGTCGCCAGCATTGCGGCCCGGCTGGCGCCTGGCGCCGAACTGATCCTGTTGCAGAACGGCCTGGGCAGCCAGCAGGCGGTCGCCGCCCACCTGCCCCGCGCCCGTTGCCTGTACGCGTCCAGCACCGAGGGCGCATTCCGTGAGGCGGATTTCCGCGTGGTATTCGCAGGCCAGGGGCAGACCTGGCTGGGTGACGAACTCGGCGGCCCCGAGCCGGAGTGGTTGGCGGAGCTGCGTGGCGCTCAGATTCCCGCACAGTGGAGCGGCGATATCATCGAGCGCCTGTGGCGCAAGCTGGCGCTGAACTGTGCGATCAACCCCCTTACCGTCCTGCACCAGTGCCGCAACGGCGAGCTGGCGGCCCATCCGGCGGAAGTGGCCGGACTCTGCGACGAACTGGGGCAGTTGCTGCACGCCACCGGCTTCGAAGCCGCTGCGCGGGAACTGCAAGGCGATGTCGAGCGCGTGATCGCCGCCACCGCTGCCAACTTCTCCTCCATGTACCAGGACGTCGCCAACGGCCGGCGCAGCGAAATCGCCTACCTGCTCGGCCATGCCTGCCGCGAGGGCGACCGCCTGCAACTGGCCCTGCCGCAGCTGCGTGCGCTGCACGAAAGGTTGCGCGAGTATCTGCGCGCGCGCGGATTGCCCGACACCTGA